One stretch of Chitinophaga pendula DNA includes these proteins:
- a CDS encoding hybrid sensor histidine kinase/response regulator transcription factor: MSEQGISRRMPGGFLVILLLLCCHIASRAQVNNLHFKHLGIADGLSQSSVYCLYQDTKGFIWIGTTDGLSRYDGYSFRHFKYDQQDSCSIGSNELLSINEDDNGNLLIGTSVGMDWYDCKTEKCYRVRLRNGGANDFGYAKTIRKDSRGNYWVGTFKGLMKYDPVTHTLHPVDLGPEANRRSVYAIAEDKEHILWIGAGSRIVRYNPATRRVQPAPEAFTQQPTFGKSAVHVIKHDSSGHVWVGTERNGLFLWNRLTQQCLNFDANSQPNPMSSDMVRAIHFHNNDAWIGTRNGLYVINKDHRITRYYGVDKHDPASLSGNSVLCFLQDNAGSTWIGTFAGGISIEHPGNNNFSYIGERIGNQPGLNFKVISRILEDEQRNLWIATEGGGVNYYNRSNQTFRYIHVNPASQHLINQETIKAIQLDTQQNLWIGTLEGLFRYNRTNNTITPVPLKEKPNNMSDELVYGLIQDTSGLWIGTKGGLFHRNLQGRITRYRHNNNDSSSIISNDINALYQDHRGGIWIGTELGLSYLPKGQQRFVNYLNEYARVFNKNAILCIFEDNNYNIWIGTRGGGLKLFDPQRKNSYTLDTRMGLSGNIIHGIVQDQQGNLWISFNQSIGRISLRRPHPPFKPEDVTVTNYSVNNGLGSNEFLAAACRTRDGEIMFGGVNGIVAFHPDRLVNNTVRPPVALTGLLIKNNPVDIGAPGSPLKQSISYVDEITLSHDQAFFTLQFAALNYINSRTNQYAYRLEGLKGDTQWHYVGNQQSATYTNLDAGEYIFKVKAANNDGYWNETYTSLRVKVLPPFWKTWYAYLCYATIIIGLLYLFYSYSMKTSRLRHELQLQQLSQEKDRELTQRKLSFFTNISHEIKTPLTLILAPIEKLISLQQEQGNNKALNQLMLMQRNGERLLRLTDQLLDFRKFEAGNMNLRVSEGDLIHFLKEILLSFDAFVRHRNIRLSLDTSHNSLTAWFDQDKFEKILYNLLSNALKFTHPGGKVIVSVTEQQTATNRSILLSVTDNGVGIAPQNLEKIFFPFHHYNDTGLPIAGTGIGLAFTKGLVTLHRGNITVESTLATSNRPGHTCFTITFPADKEHYTPEERLPYHQPERINDRPLHDTPLSTTADRKGLDTAGEEQEMDEQRPVMLIVEDNPEMRTFISNHFEDQYAVHTATDGKQGWNIATALLPDIIISDIMMPEMNGTELCRLLKKDTRTSHIPVILLTARTPLIFRMEGFETGADDYITKPFSLALLQVRVQNLLNSRNILRERYSKDITLQPRNIAITGADEIFLEQVMQFIENNILEPSLNVEQMAREVNMSRITLYRKIKALTNQSTIEFIRSVRLKRAAQLLQRNEFTVNEVAYMVGFSDVDYFRKWFKKEFSSTPKEYAATHKQ, encoded by the coding sequence ATGAGTGAACAAGGGATAAGCCGCCGTATGCCGGGCGGATTCCTAGTTATTTTATTACTGCTTTGCTGCCACATCGCCTCCCGGGCACAGGTCAATAACCTGCATTTCAAACACCTGGGTATCGCAGATGGCCTCTCGCAAAGCTCCGTGTACTGCCTCTACCAGGATACCAAAGGCTTCATCTGGATAGGTACCACCGATGGCCTCAGTCGCTACGATGGCTACTCATTCCGCCATTTTAAATATGACCAGCAGGATTCCTGCAGCATCGGCAGCAACGAGCTACTGTCTATCAACGAAGATGATAATGGCAACCTGCTCATCGGTACCTCCGTCGGCATGGATTGGTATGATTGCAAAACAGAAAAATGCTACCGCGTCCGCCTCCGCAATGGCGGCGCTAACGACTTCGGTTACGCCAAGACCATCCGCAAAGACAGCCGCGGTAACTACTGGGTAGGTACCTTCAAAGGGCTGATGAAATACGATCCCGTCACACATACCCTGCATCCTGTCGACCTGGGCCCCGAAGCCAACCGCCGCAGCGTCTATGCCATCGCAGAAGATAAAGAACATATCCTCTGGATCGGAGCCGGCTCCCGTATCGTTCGATATAATCCCGCTACACGCCGCGTACAGCCCGCCCCCGAAGCATTTACCCAACAACCCACATTCGGCAAAAGCGCCGTTCATGTCATCAAACACGACAGCAGCGGACATGTCTGGGTAGGCACCGAAAGAAATGGCCTCTTCCTCTGGAACCGACTAACACAACAATGCTTGAACTTCGATGCCAACAGCCAACCCAATCCCATGAGCAGCGACATGGTACGCGCCATCCACTTCCATAACAACGATGCCTGGATCGGTACCCGCAACGGCCTCTATGTCATTAACAAAGATCATAGGATCACCCGCTACTACGGCGTCGACAAACATGACCCGGCATCCCTCTCCGGCAACTCCGTACTGTGCTTCCTGCAAGACAATGCCGGCAGCACCTGGATAGGCACTTTCGCAGGTGGCATCAGTATCGAACATCCGGGAAATAACAACTTCAGCTACATCGGAGAACGTATCGGCAACCAACCTGGCCTCAACTTCAAAGTCATCAGCCGCATACTCGAAGACGAACAACGTAACCTCTGGATCGCCACAGAAGGGGGGGGCGTCAACTATTACAACAGGTCCAACCAGACCTTCAGATACATCCATGTCAACCCGGCCTCCCAACACCTCATCAACCAGGAAACCATCAAAGCCATCCAGCTCGATACACAACAAAACCTCTGGATCGGTACCCTGGAAGGCCTGTTCCGATACAACCGTACCAACAATACCATCACACCGGTACCCCTCAAAGAAAAACCGAATAACATGTCGGATGAACTGGTGTACGGGCTGATACAAGATACTTCCGGACTCTGGATCGGCACCAAAGGAGGCCTCTTCCACCGCAACCTGCAAGGCCGGATCACCCGCTACCGCCATAACAACAACGATAGCTCCAGCATCATCTCCAACGATATCAACGCCCTCTACCAGGATCACCGCGGTGGCATCTGGATCGGTACCGAATTGGGACTGTCCTACCTGCCCAAAGGCCAGCAACGTTTTGTCAACTACCTCAACGAATACGCCCGCGTATTTAATAAAAATGCCATCCTCTGCATCTTCGAAGACAACAACTACAACATCTGGATCGGCACCCGCGGCGGTGGCCTCAAACTCTTCGACCCCCAACGGAAAAATAGCTACACCCTCGACACCCGCATGGGCCTGTCAGGAAATATCATACATGGCATCGTACAGGATCAACAAGGCAACCTCTGGATCAGCTTCAACCAAAGCATAGGTCGCATATCCCTGCGTCGCCCCCATCCTCCCTTTAAACCGGAAGATGTCACCGTCACCAACTACTCCGTCAACAATGGACTGGGTAGCAACGAATTCCTGGCAGCCGCCTGCCGCACCCGCGATGGAGAGATCATGTTCGGTGGCGTCAATGGCATCGTCGCCTTCCACCCCGACAGATTGGTCAACAACACCGTCCGCCCACCGGTAGCTCTCACCGGCCTCCTCATCAAAAATAATCCGGTAGATATCGGCGCCCCGGGATCCCCACTAAAACAATCCATCAGCTACGTCGATGAAATCACACTCTCCCACGACCAGGCTTTCTTCACCCTCCAGTTCGCAGCACTCAACTATATCAACTCCCGTACTAACCAGTACGCCTATCGCCTCGAAGGCCTTAAAGGAGATACCCAATGGCATTACGTCGGCAACCAGCAATCCGCTACCTACACCAACCTCGATGCCGGAGAATATATATTCAAAGTAAAAGCAGCCAATAATGATGGCTACTGGAATGAAACATATACCAGCCTCCGTGTCAAAGTCCTCCCCCCATTCTGGAAGACCTGGTACGCCTATCTCTGCTATGCCACCATCATCATCGGCTTACTATACCTGTTCTATTCCTACTCCATGAAGACCAGCCGCCTCCGGCACGAACTGCAACTGCAACAGCTTAGCCAGGAAAAAGACCGCGAACTCACACAGCGCAAACTGAGCTTCTTCACCAACATCTCCCATGAGATCAAAACACCACTTACGCTCATACTCGCACCGATAGAAAAACTGATCTCCCTCCAGCAGGAGCAGGGCAACAATAAAGCACTCAATCAGCTCATGCTCATGCAGCGCAATGGAGAACGCCTCCTGCGCCTCACAGATCAACTCCTCGACTTCCGTAAGTTCGAAGCGGGTAATATGAACCTCCGCGTCAGCGAAGGCGATCTCATACACTTCCTCAAAGAAATACTGCTCTCATTCGATGCCTTCGTTAGGCATCGTAATATCCGCCTGTCACTCGATACCTCCCACAACTCCCTGACCGCCTGGTTCGATCAGGATAAATTCGAAAAGATCCTGTACAACCTCCTCTCCAACGCCCTCAAATTCACCCACCCGGGTGGAAAAGTCATCGTATCAGTCACCGAGCAACAGACCGCCACCAACCGGAGCATCCTCCTCAGCGTCACCGACAATGGCGTCGGTATCGCACCGCAAAACCTGGAAAAGATATTTTTCCCCTTCCATCACTATAACGATACCGGCCTACCCATCGCAGGAACCGGCATCGGACTGGCATTCACAAAAGGATTGGTCACCTTGCATCGGGGTAATATCACCGTAGAGAGTACCCTCGCCACCTCCAACCGCCCCGGACATACCTGCTTTACCATCACCTTCCCGGCAGATAAAGAGCACTATACACCGGAAGAGCGTTTGCCGTACCACCAACCCGAACGGATCAACGATAGGCCGCTGCACGATACACCCTTATCCACCACCGCCGACAGAAAGGGCCTGGATACAGCAGGAGAGGAGCAGGAGATGGACGAACAGCGCCCCGTCATGCTCATCGTAGAAGACAATCCCGAAATGCGCACCTTCATCAGCAACCATTTCGAAGACCAGTATGCCGTCCACACCGCCACAGATGGCAAACAGGGATGGAACATCGCCACCGCCTTACTACCCGATATCATCATCAGCGATATCATGATGCCGGAAATGAATGGTACAGAACTATGCCGCCTGCTGAAAAAAGATACCCGTACCAGCCACATCCCGGTAATACTGCTGACAGCCCGCACACCGCTCATATTCCGAATGGAAGGTTTCGAAACTGGCGCAGACGACTACATCACCAAACCTTTCAGCCTCGCTTTGCTACAGGTCAGGGTACAAAACCTGCTCAACTCCAGAAATATCCTCCGCGAACGCTATAGCAAAGACATCACCCTCCAGCCGCGCAATATCGCCATCACCGGCGCCGATGAGATCTTCCTCGAACAGGTCATGCAGTTCATCGAAAACAATATCCTCGAACCATCCCTCAACGTCGAGCAAATGGCCAGAGAAGTCAACATGAGCCGCATCACCCTATACCGCAAGATCAAAGCACTCACCAACCAGTCCACCATAGAATTTATCCGCAGCGTCAGGTTGAAAAGAGCCGCCCAGCTACTCCAGCGCAATGAATTCACCGTCAACGAAGTCGCCTATATGGTCGGCTTCTCCGATGTCGACTACTTCCGTAAATGGTTCAAAAAAGAATTCAGTAGCACGCCCAAAGAATATGCTGCCACCCACAAACAATAG
- a CDS encoding c-type cytochrome, with product MYKWFSFSRAICVIPLLLLVLLLRPAFCIPKKGIYGRGASTTSVAEPEGGAALYRRYCTRCHGEDGTKGMWGARNLQRSQLGDAAILEQIMRGGGPMPAFRKRMSMEEIQSIADYIKRLRKPM from the coding sequence ATGTATAAATGGTTTTCTTTTTCCCGGGCGATATGTGTTATTCCATTGTTGTTGCTGGTGTTGCTGCTGCGGCCGGCTTTCTGTATACCGAAAAAGGGTATATATGGGCGGGGCGCGTCTACGACATCTGTTGCGGAGCCGGAAGGCGGTGCGGCTTTGTATCGTAGGTACTGTACGCGTTGTCATGGGGAGGACGGGACGAAAGGAATGTGGGGGGCGCGGAATTTACAGCGGAGCCAGTTGGGTGATGCTGCTATCTTGGAGCAGATCATGCGGGGCGGAGGTCCGATGCCAGCATTCCGGAAGCGGATGAGCATGGAGGAGATACAGTCTATTGCCGATTATATCAAGCGTTTACGGAAACCGATGTGA
- a CDS encoding RICIN domain-containing protein, which produces MRKPLLIIITCLSCCFTPALAQNDQRNIGAADKWFADAYRQYPGIPKGLLEATAYAASRMINLSPHNGDDHHNCTGMPEKYGLFALVEDGKGYFRNNLLEVCRLSNITAAQFKQDPALQVLAVARYLQQQAGNARLASSASAEQYAAVLEQLSELPADPSKVARYTRSLYSYDIYYFLQTGFETPALKRAPANIQWQRIYPQETLQLLQSPGIKVDYDNDRVAAPGVPATPTVNNGVSGAPAARSAEYPPAIFDPANTANYQVGRGGSRPTNVTVHTTQGSYAGTISWFKNPSSSVSAHYVIRSSDGQVTQMVSENNTAWHVRSNNSYTIGIEHEGFVDDGPRWYTDAMYRSSAALVKDICDSWGIDKSACFRGPATTGVNFLPITVRIKGHQHYTGNTHTDPGVHWNWNKYADLIKPTAIIIANGVYRVLNHNSGKSLDARGCVGGNSVQMNQWDWWGGDCQRWRFDHVGDGWYRITGIMGGKVLDVPSCSGADGTVIQYWDWLDNDCQRWRLEDAGDGLLRIVNKASGKVLEVGGASTANGGAVMQYSWNGGNWQKWRLNLVSTNYIAPGSYTLTTASNGKALQAQDCSTAWGAGISQWDNNGSDCQQWKIEATADGFYRLVSAKTGLVLDVASCNQQQGGSLIQWEWLDNDCQRWNFEHLGNNRYKIIAYTSGKVLDASDTSNGAKVYQWEWWGGANQQWVLNAPAARIATVKQALTQHQILRLAPNPVPAGTPAQLSYLLDNTETGAAGTLLVADQQGRILQRQTLSLVPGTNRISIPTTGIPPGIYYVNIRNHHSGKTVQARLAVVP; this is translated from the coding sequence ATGAGGAAACCTCTACTCATCATCATCACCTGTCTCTCGTGTTGTTTTACCCCTGCCCTTGCTCAAAACGACCAACGCAACATCGGCGCAGCCGATAAATGGTTCGCAGATGCCTACCGCCAATATCCCGGTATCCCCAAAGGCCTGCTCGAAGCCACCGCCTACGCAGCCTCCCGTATGATCAATCTCTCCCCACACAACGGAGACGACCATCACAATTGCACCGGCATGCCCGAAAAATATGGCCTCTTCGCCCTCGTAGAAGATGGAAAAGGCTACTTCAGGAACAACCTCCTCGAAGTATGCCGCCTCAGCAACATCACCGCAGCACAGTTCAAACAAGACCCTGCCCTCCAGGTATTAGCCGTCGCCCGCTATCTCCAACAACAGGCCGGCAACGCCCGCCTCGCATCATCCGCCTCCGCAGAACAGTATGCCGCCGTCCTCGAACAACTATCAGAACTGCCAGCAGACCCTTCCAAAGTCGCCCGCTACACCCGGTCGCTGTACTCCTACGATATCTATTACTTCCTGCAGACAGGCTTCGAAACGCCTGCCCTCAAAAGAGCGCCGGCCAACATACAATGGCAACGCATCTACCCGCAGGAAACCTTACAACTGTTACAATCACCGGGCATAAAAGTAGATTACGACAATGATCGTGTCGCCGCCCCGGGCGTACCCGCTACGCCAACAGTGAACAATGGCGTAAGTGGCGCACCGGCTGCCAGAAGCGCAGAATATCCGCCTGCTATCTTCGACCCAGCTAACACTGCCAACTATCAGGTAGGTAGAGGGGGCAGCCGGCCCACCAACGTTACCGTGCACACCACCCAGGGTAGCTACGCCGGCACCATCTCCTGGTTCAAAAATCCCAGCTCCTCCGTATCCGCCCACTACGTCATCCGCTCCTCCGATGGTCAGGTCACGCAAATGGTCAGCGAAAACAATACCGCCTGGCACGTAAGAAGTAATAACAGCTATACCATCGGCATCGAACACGAAGGCTTCGTCGACGATGGCCCTCGCTGGTACACAGATGCCATGTACCGCTCGTCCGCAGCCCTCGTAAAAGATATCTGCGATAGCTGGGGCATAGATAAAAGCGCCTGCTTCCGCGGTCCGGCCACAACGGGAGTTAACTTCCTCCCCATCACCGTACGTATCAAAGGACACCAGCATTACACCGGCAACACCCACACCGACCCGGGCGTCCACTGGAACTGGAACAAATACGCAGACCTTATCAAACCTACCGCTATCATTATCGCCAATGGCGTCTACCGCGTACTCAACCACAACAGCGGCAAATCATTAGATGCCCGCGGCTGCGTCGGTGGCAACAGCGTGCAGATGAACCAGTGGGACTGGTGGGGCGGCGACTGCCAACGCTGGCGCTTCGACCATGTCGGCGATGGCTGGTACCGCATCACAGGTATCATGGGGGGCAAAGTACTGGACGTACCTTCCTGCAGCGGCGCCGATGGCACCGTCATCCAATACTGGGATTGGCTGGACAACGACTGCCAGCGCTGGCGCCTGGAAGATGCCGGCGATGGCCTGCTGCGCATCGTCAACAAAGCGAGTGGCAAAGTACTGGAAGTAGGAGGGGCCTCCACCGCCAATGGTGGCGCCGTCATGCAATATAGCTGGAACGGTGGCAACTGGCAGAAATGGCGCCTCAACCTGGTAAGTACCAACTACATCGCCCCCGGCTCCTATACCCTCACCACCGCCAGCAATGGTAAAGCCCTGCAAGCCCAGGATTGCAGCACCGCCTGGGGCGCCGGCATCAGCCAGTGGGACAACAATGGCTCCGACTGCCAGCAATGGAAAATAGAGGCCACCGCCGATGGCTTCTACCGCCTGGTATCCGCCAAAACAGGCCTGGTACTCGACGTGGCCAGCTGCAACCAGCAACAGGGCGGAAGCCTCATCCAGTGGGAATGGCTGGACAACGACTGCCAGCGTTGGAACTTCGAACACCTAGGCAACAATCGCTATAAGATCATCGCCTACACCAGTGGTAAAGTACTCGACGCCAGCGACACCAGCAATGGCGCTAAAGTCTACCAATGGGAATGGTGGGGTGGCGCCAACCAGCAATGGGTGCTCAATGCTCCTGCCGCAAGGATAGCGACTGTCAAACAGGCGTTGACACAACATCAAATACTCCGCCTCGCCCCCAACCCCGTACCAGCAGGTACTCCCGCACAGCTGTCCTATCTGTTGGATAATACTGAAACAGGCGCCGCCGGTACCTTGCTGGTAGCCGACCAGCAAGGACGCATCCTGCAACGCCAAACCCTCTCCCTCGTACCGGGTACCAACCGCATCTCCATACCTACTACCGGCATACCCCCGGGTATCTACTATGTCAATATCCGCAACCACCATTCCGGCAAAACGGTACAGGCAAGACTGGCAGTCGTACCATGA
- a CDS encoding helix-turn-helix domain-containing protein yields MISIQDNWARHDEPVKYPNLHRCFYNGYSVFYGKAVKPLYDKHTDAPFTFKTTISGTETYHYQQQKTAVLPGQYLLLNASREYSCAVQNPDEVVSLAVFFGTKVMQEVYNTLYVKEEILLDNTGHQFLSPPQFFEKLYHYTPQAQQIQSGILTQLALQQHNQLLLEDLCMSLLTELYQQAERDRALLNRINVKKTSTREECHRRISTAVDYLYANYKRTDIDLDTLSGIALLSPPHFSKLFKEMFNVSPYQYLKNMRLEKACELLKRTGLSVQEVAWSVGYEDCSAFIRSFKRKYQQTPEGFRYR; encoded by the coding sequence ATGATCAGCATTCAAGATAATTGGGCCCGTCACGATGAACCAGTTAAATATCCCAACCTACATCGGTGTTTCTACAACGGATACTCGGTATTTTATGGCAAAGCCGTAAAGCCGCTTTACGATAAACATACAGATGCTCCCTTTACATTCAAAACTACCATAAGCGGTACCGAAACCTACCACTACCAACAGCAGAAAACCGCCGTACTGCCAGGCCAATACCTGCTGCTCAACGCCTCCCGCGAATACAGCTGCGCCGTGCAGAATCCAGATGAAGTAGTTTCACTCGCCGTCTTCTTCGGTACCAAGGTCATGCAGGAAGTATACAACACCCTCTACGTTAAAGAAGAAATACTACTCGATAACACCGGCCACCAGTTCCTGTCACCACCGCAGTTCTTCGAGAAATTATATCACTACACACCTCAGGCACAACAAATACAATCCGGCATATTGACACAACTCGCCCTTCAGCAACATAATCAACTCCTGCTGGAAGACCTGTGCATGTCACTCCTCACCGAACTGTATCAACAGGCAGAACGCGACCGCGCTTTACTCAACCGGATCAATGTAAAAAAAACATCCACCCGGGAAGAATGCCACCGCCGCATCTCCACCGCCGTAGACTACCTCTACGCCAACTATAAACGCACCGATATCGATCTCGATACCCTGTCGGGAATAGCCTTGCTGTCGCCACCCCACTTCAGCAAATTGTTCAAAGAAATGTTCAACGTGAGCCCCTACCAGTACCTCAAAAATATGCGCCTCGAAAAAGCCTGCGAACTGCTCAAACGCACCGGCCTCTCCGTACAGGAAGTCGCCTGGTCCGTCGGCTACGAAGACTGCAGCGCTTTTATACGCAGCTTCAAACGCAAATACCAGCAAACTCCCGAAGGCTTCCGCTACCGGTAA
- a CDS encoding SusD/RagB family nutrient-binding outer membrane lipoprotein: MHRYRHLLLLCCLYNASCTKNFDRINTDPLRSKDITPGAQLSAAAYYITGGRDMAYANLYMLLPVVQYINGAWGMRIGTKYVVDDDFYLDRLWEITYSKSLKQLVDLIERHKTDSSKTNYIAAARILKVYIFSILTDAYGDIPYSEAGLGYYQQLYTPQYDRQQDIYHHFFEELNAAAALLDPAKTPLTNDIVYNGDLQKWKCLAASLRLRLGMRLSAVDEQKARTEVQAAVQMGVMQSRADNFRMIHEAFAFPDLRGNGLSQALQEAQSFRRTVGCNTFVNFLKQEQDPRLPAFFISQDEQGRDITHLTNYISIKPGLYWWDEWQDFTAADGTVIPQASKYCFINKPFCELAAPFLHMGYAEICLLLAEAISRGWITGNADSWYQQGIRTAMEQLEMYPGMPPIPQQQVNAFLHTHHLTPGNTLRQILMQQWVALFPNGYEAYALQRRTGFPVLEKITDEKSESATAGIPPRRLFYPRTEAFSNNRHYQDALDRIGGKNDWLQPVWWDK; the protein is encoded by the coding sequence ATGCACCGATATCGTCACCTCCTGCTCCTATGCTGCCTGTATAATGCCAGCTGCACCAAAAACTTCGATCGCATCAACACCGATCCGCTCAGAAGTAAAGACATCACCCCGGGAGCACAACTGTCCGCCGCTGCTTACTATATCACAGGCGGCCGCGATATGGCATATGCCAATCTCTACATGCTGCTGCCCGTCGTACAATACATCAATGGCGCCTGGGGAATGCGCATCGGCACCAAATACGTCGTAGATGACGACTTCTACCTCGACCGCCTCTGGGAAATAACATACAGCAAAAGCCTGAAACAACTGGTCGACCTCATCGAACGACATAAAACAGATTCCTCCAAAACAAATTATATCGCCGCCGCACGCATCCTCAAAGTATACATCTTCTCCATATTGACAGATGCCTACGGCGATATTCCCTACTCAGAAGCAGGCCTGGGATACTATCAGCAACTATACACGCCGCAGTACGACCGCCAGCAAGATATCTACCACCATTTCTTTGAAGAACTCAATGCCGCCGCCGCACTACTCGATCCTGCCAAAACACCCCTCACCAATGATATCGTATACAATGGCGACCTCCAGAAATGGAAATGCCTCGCAGCCTCCCTGCGACTAAGACTGGGTATGCGCCTATCCGCCGTCGACGAACAAAAAGCACGTACCGAAGTACAAGCCGCCGTCCAAATGGGTGTCATGCAATCCCGCGCAGATAACTTCCGCATGATACATGAAGCATTCGCATTCCCCGATCTCCGGGGAAATGGCCTCTCACAAGCCCTGCAAGAAGCACAGTCCTTCCGCCGCACCGTCGGTTGCAATACCTTCGTCAACTTCCTCAAACAGGAACAAGACCCCCGACTCCCCGCCTTCTTCATCAGCCAGGACGAACAGGGCAGAGACATCACACACCTTACCAACTATATCTCCATCAAACCAGGCCTCTACTGGTGGGACGAATGGCAAGACTTCACCGCCGCCGATGGCACCGTCATCCCCCAAGCCAGCAAGTATTGTTTTATCAATAAACCTTTCTGCGAACTGGCAGCCCCTTTCCTCCACATGGGATACGCAGAAATATGCCTGCTCCTCGCCGAAGCAATCTCCCGTGGCTGGATCACCGGCAATGCCGACAGCTGGTACCAACAGGGCATCCGAACCGCTATGGAACAGTTGGAAATGTACCCGGGTATGCCGCCCATCCCTCAACAACAAGTCAACGCCTTCCTCCATACACATCACCTCACACCTGGCAACACACTCCGCCAAATCCTCATGCAACAATGGGTCGCCCTCTTCCCAAATGGATATGAAGCATATGCGTTACAACGTAGAACTGGCTTCCCCGTTCTGGAAAAGATCACCGACGAAAAAAGCGAATCCGCCACCGCCGGCATCCCACCACGCCGCCTGTTCTACCCGCGCACAGAAGCTTTCAGCAACAACCGCCACTACCAGGATGCCCTCGATCGCATCGGTGGAAAGAACGATTGGCTGCAACCCGTATGGTGGGATAAATAA